TTATGCACCGTAGGGTCGCGGACAACCCCATTTTTGCCCAGACATTCCCGGCCGGCCTCAAACTGCGGTTTAACCAAGGCGACAACGGCGCCGTCTTGCGCCAGGAATGTTTTCAGCGCAGGCAGTATTTTGGAAAGAGAGATAAAGGAGACGTCTATGGCGGCAAAGTCCGCTTTGTCCCGGATCCGGCCGGCGGAAAGATAGCGGGCGTTGACGCGCTCCATGTTTACCACGCGCCCGTCGCTTCGCAATTTCCAGTCCAGCTGGCCGTACCCCACGTCAATGGCGTACACTCTGCGCGCGCCGCGCTTTAGCGCGCAATCGGTGAAACCTCCGGTCGACGCCCCTATATCTACCATGATTTTGCCGGTCAGATCGAGGGCGAAAACGTCCAGGGCCTTTTCCAGTTTCAGGCCGCCCCGGCTGACGTAGGGCAAATCATTGCCAATAATTTTTATGTCCGCTGTTTCCGCGACGCTGTCGCCGGGCTTTTCTATCCTGCGGCCGTCGGCCAGCACGATGCCGGCCATAAGGGCGGCCTGCGCCCGCTCGCGCGT
This portion of the Acidaminococcales bacterium genome encodes:
- a CDS encoding TlyA family RNA methyltransferase; the protein is MKKKRIDVLLAEKGFFPTRERAQAALMAGIVLADGRRIEKPGDSVAETADIKIIGNDLPYVSRGGLKLEKALDVFALDLTGKIMVDIGASTGGFTDCALKRGARRVYAIDVGYGQLDWKLRSDGRVVNMERVNARYLSAGRIRDKADFAAIDVSFISLSKILPALKTFLAQDGAVVALVKPQFEAGRECLGKNGVVRDPTVHKRVLAQSIKNAQENGFAVTGLDFSPIKGPRGNIEYLLCLRAGEGDFAANIDEVVKLAHINAK